A region of Thermococcus barossii DNA encodes the following proteins:
- a CDS encoding ferritin family protein, whose amino-acid sequence MCMVEPLVKKAYETEKKAASSYTDGLALVRGQGLRYTKVEEVVGRIAVDTIIHKHLMKAILDAQKELEKLVGEGPISEVKEIELSPEQRALVKRFAEMHLEIEKDMIETYQKMAEKMTHPLFKGLAEALVENEKEHHRILAELIAKYKE is encoded by the coding sequence ATGTGCATGGTTGAACCACTCGTTAAGAAGGCATATGAGACGGAAAAAAAGGCCGCCTCAAGCTACACCGATGGCCTCGCCCTTGTGAGGGGCCAGGGATTAAGATACACCAAGGTTGAGGAAGTCGTCGGCAGGATAGCCGTTGACACGATAATCCACAAACACCTTATGAAGGCCATCCTCGATGCTCAGAAGGAACTGGAAAAGCTCGTCGGAGAGGGGCCGATATCTGAAGTTAAGGAGATAGAGCTTTCTCCTGAACAGAGGGCACTGGTTAAGCGCTTTGCCGAGATGCACCTTGAGATAGAGAAGGACATGATAGAAACCTATCAGAAGATGGCCGAGAAGATGACTCACCCCCTGTTCAAGGGACTTGCTGAGGCGCTGGTCGAAAACGAAAAAGAGCACCACAGAATTCTGGCAGAGCTCATAGCGAAATATAAGGAGTAA
- a CDS encoding GNAT family N-acetyltransferase, giving the protein MGIEKVQEPLSLKDELLHFVFRVYRGTDGAYPALEWVEEKPSIDDFEGFREVYEPFLEFRLGKEFDELYILRDEEGRITGTVALVYDLKGKDVWWVPDEIKDGKTGLIEFFMVEPTYRGKGYGSKLLEFAIERLRKLGREAYVITFPELEAYSYYIRKGFVKVMDYREFVVLKRK; this is encoded by the coding sequence ATGGGTATCGAAAAGGTTCAAGAGCCCCTCTCGCTTAAGGACGAACTGCTCCACTTTGTTTTTCGGGTTTATCGGGGCACTGATGGGGCCTATCCAGCTCTTGAATGGGTAGAGGAGAAGCCAAGCATCGATGACTTCGAAGGCTTCAGGGAAGTCTACGAGCCGTTCCTTGAGTTCAGGCTGGGGAAAGAGTTCGATGAGCTCTACATACTGAGGGACGAAGAGGGCAGAATAACCGGCACCGTGGCCTTGGTTTACGACCTCAAAGGCAAGGACGTCTGGTGGGTGCCGGACGAAATCAAGGACGGAAAGACGGGACTCATCGAGTTCTTCATGGTTGAGCCAACATACAGGGGCAAGGGATACGGCTCAAAGCTCCTGGAGTTCGCTATAGAGAGACTTAGGAAGCTTGGTAGAGAGGCGTACGTTATAACGTTCCCTGAGCTTGAGGCTTATTCATATTATATAAGAAAGGGCTTCGTCAAGGTGATGGACTACAGGGAGTTCGTGGTGCTGAAAAGGAAATGA
- a CDS encoding iron-sulfur cluster assembly protein: MSLFNFLRPQKTPKRGPRNLPPEVSEVVRILEKVKDPETGLNIVEEGLLYGLTVKENTVEVFLLMARATPECHACQMLAINVQSKILDGIVSVLRREGFNKIKVYNELGLLLAEG, from the coding sequence TTGAGCCTTTTTAACTTTCTCAGACCCCAAAAAACACCAAAACGAGGTCCGAGGAACCTTCCACCGGAGGTTTCCGAAGTTGTTAGGATCCTGGAAAAGGTAAAGGACCCCGAAACAGGGCTGAACATCGTGGAAGAGGGTCTTCTCTACGGTTTAACGGTAAAAGAAAACACCGTTGAGGTTTTTCTTTTAATGGCCCGTGCAACACCGGAGTGCCATGCATGCCAGATGCTGGCCATCAACGTTCAAAGCAAGATTTTGGACGGCATAGTTTCCGTTCTAAGGCGGGAAGGGTTTAATAAGATAAAGGTCTACAATGAACTTGGACTGTTGCTTGCGGAGGGATGA
- a CDS encoding ABC transporter ATP-binding protein: MKAIIEAENLHKYFGPIKALQGITVEIPEGLTLILGPNGGGKSTFMKVSLGLYRPTKGTVRLLGKDPWRHPETRESIGVAFDPGRFPKLTTGREWLEFIARARGANPGDVEKAARLFGIEEALDRRIDGYSSGMLKRLSLAQAFVGEPEVVFLDEPLANLDFESVPEIVGIIKRWKERGRSFVIISHIWEPFEALADYGVVISGGKVYLEGEFGQITQDIVKMFRPVGDNRGRDL, from the coding sequence ATGAAGGCGATAATCGAGGCTGAGAACCTCCACAAGTACTTCGGACCGATAAAGGCCCTCCAGGGGATTACGGTGGAAATACCGGAAGGTCTGACCCTGATACTTGGCCCAAACGGCGGCGGAAAGAGCACCTTCATGAAGGTCTCGCTCGGCCTATATAGGCCAACGAAGGGAACCGTGAGGCTCCTCGGAAAGGATCCCTGGCGCCACCCTGAGACGAGGGAGAGCATCGGCGTGGCCTTCGATCCCGGCAGGTTTCCCAAGCTCACCACGGGGAGGGAGTGGCTGGAGTTCATAGCCCGAGCGCGGGGCGCGAATCCGGGTGATGTCGAAAAGGCGGCCAGGCTCTTCGGCATTGAGGAAGCCCTCGACAGGAGGATAGACGGCTACTCCTCCGGAATGCTGAAGCGCCTCTCCCTCGCGCAGGCCTTCGTGGGGGAACCCGAGGTTGTGTTCCTCGACGAGCCGCTGGCCAACCTTGACTTTGAGAGCGTCCCCGAGATCGTCGGCATAATCAAAAGATGGAAAGAACGGGGCAGGAGTTTTGTCATCATAAGCCACATATGGGAGCCCTTTGAGGCGCTTGCCGACTATGGGGTGGTCATCAGCGGTGGAAAGGTTTATCTGGAGGGGGAATTCGGGCAGATAACTCAAGACATAGTGAAAATGTTCCGGCCCGTGGGAGATAACAGGGGTCGAGATTTGTGA
- a CDS encoding ferritin-like domain-containing protein, protein MNELEALALALEVEKAELKFYIRLAKKAEDNRARRMFLFLAREEADHWELFEEKFVEKLIEKCELPAVDLVALESLLVKADERNLSEVDAVRIGMGQEKKTWEFYEKAAREAEHDDVKRVFEELARIEKAHYELLKAQYDSVMKTGIWMDYQDFSLEVD, encoded by the coding sequence ATGAACGAGCTTGAGGCTTTGGCCTTGGCCCTTGAGGTTGAGAAGGCCGAATTGAAGTTCTACATAAGGCTGGCCAAGAAGGCCGAGGACAATAGGGCGAGGAGGATGTTCCTCTTCCTCGCGAGGGAGGAGGCCGACCACTGGGAGCTGTTCGAGGAAAAGTTCGTCGAGAAGCTCATAGAGAAATGCGAACTCCCCGCAGTTGACTTGGTTGCCCTTGAGAGTCTTCTTGTGAAGGCCGATGAAAGAAATCTGAGTGAAGTGGACGCAGTGAGAATAGGTATGGGGCAGGAGAAAAAGACATGGGAGTTTTACGAGAAGGCCGCTAGGGAGGCGGAGCACGATGACGTTAAGCGCGTGTTTGAGGAGCTGGCAAGAATAGAGAAGGCCCACTACGAGCTTTTGAAGGCCCAGTATGATTCCGTCATGAAGACCGGCATCTGGATGGACTACCAGGATTTCAGCCTGGAGGTGGACTAA
- a CDS encoding ABC transporter permease produces the protein MKEILRWELRSPLNLALASAGAVLVGTVMKRYYLTWSAGFHGGPYGVEILGSIFREAFTGDVYLLLAILVPFIITLAVRLERDEGVALSVYSLPVSRVKILLAKFLAVLLVLFLFLLSVHVLVFALHFAATPDAVTGVLRVYTVPMAFFYLAVLFFMTSVAAVIAIASPNTYVSIFGGFVALYLPLFLGTTWYGPVPWRNLLVDYKSATISILSDPVFSWGFLRLTLLPALVLVALYLLIGRWRDVR, from the coding sequence GTGAAGGAAATCCTTCGCTGGGAGCTCCGCTCCCCTTTAAATCTGGCCCTCGCCTCCGCCGGGGCCGTTCTCGTTGGAACCGTGATGAAGAGGTACTATCTCACCTGGAGCGCGGGTTTCCACGGGGGGCCGTACGGGGTTGAGATACTGGGTTCAATCTTTAGGGAGGCCTTCACCGGCGACGTTTACCTGCTCCTGGCGATACTGGTTCCCTTCATCATAACGCTGGCCGTGAGGCTGGAGAGGGACGAGGGCGTAGCTCTCTCAGTCTATTCCCTTCCCGTTTCTAGGGTTAAGATACTCCTCGCTAAGTTTCTGGCGGTGCTCCTGGTTCTCTTTCTCTTCCTTCTCTCGGTTCACGTTCTCGTCTTTGCCCTCCACTTCGCGGCCACTCCCGATGCAGTGACCGGAGTTCTGAGGGTCTACACCGTCCCAATGGCGTTCTTCTACCTCGCGGTGCTGTTCTTTATGACCTCGGTTGCGGCGGTGATAGCGATAGCATCACCGAACACCTACGTCTCGATTTTTGGGGGCTTCGTGGCACTATACCTTCCCCTCTTCCTGGGAACAACATGGTACGGGCCGGTACCGTGGCGAAACCTCCTCGTGGACTACAAGTCGGCCACAATCTCGATCCTGAGCGATCCAGTGTTTTCCTGGGGTTTTCTGAGACTGACCCTTCTTCCGGCGCTGGTGCTGGTGGCTCTCTATCTGCTCATCGGCCGCTGGAGGGACGTGAGATGA
- the dps gene encoding DNA protection during starvation protein, whose product MSEHNRRLVEKAGIDVEKLLNMLLKAAAAEFTTYYYYTVLRNHAAGMEGETIKEIVEDARLEDRNHFEALVPRIYELGGELPKDIVDFSKMAWCRDAYLPEEPTVENILKVLLEAERCAVGVYTEICKYTFGKDPRTYDLALAILHEEIEHEAWFEELLTGKPSGHFRLAKPGESPFVSKFLR is encoded by the coding sequence ATGTCTGAACACAACCGAAGACTCGTTGAGAAGGCCGGAATAGACGTTGAGAAACTCCTGAACATGCTGCTGAAAGCTGCAGCCGCGGAGTTTACGACCTATTACTACTACACTGTCCTGAGAAACCACGCCGCTGGGATGGAGGGCGAGACTATAAAGGAGATAGTTGAGGATGCCCGCCTTGAGGACAGGAACCATTTTGAGGCCCTCGTTCCGAGGATATACGAACTCGGCGGGGAGCTTCCAAAGGATATCGTCGATTTCTCAAAGATGGCATGGTGCCGTGACGCCTACCTGCCGGAGGAGCCAACGGTCGAAAACATCCTGAAGGTTCTCCTGGAGGCGGAACGCTGTGCGGTCGGTGTTTACACCGAGATATGCAAATACACCTTCGGAAAAGACCCGAGGACCTACGACCTGGCCCTGGCAATCCTTCATGAGGAGATAGAGCACGAGGCCTGGTTTGAGGAGCTCCTCACCGGCAAACCGAGCGGCCACTTCAGACTGGCCAAACCGGGGGAGAGCCCCTTTGTGTCGAAATTCCTGAGGTGA
- a CDS encoding Fur family transcriptional regulator, with product MWKEKAIRRLKESGYKLTPQRLKLVEILERMGDEHPSLKDVLGEIKVEFPTMSFSTLYSNVLTLKELGLLELFSLDGETRLELNTEPHINLISGGKVIDLNDPEIIERIRKKIGRNVKLVNVILD from the coding sequence ATGTGGAAGGAAAAGGCCATCAGACGGCTCAAGGAGAGTGGCTACAAGCTCACGCCTCAGCGGCTCAAACTGGTGGAGATACTGGAGAGAATGGGTGATGAGCATCCCTCGCTCAAGGACGTTCTTGGTGAAATCAAGGTCGAATTCCCCACCATGAGCTTTTCCACCCTCTACTCCAACGTCCTGACGCTGAAAGAGCTCGGACTGCTCGAACTTTTCTCGCTGGACGGGGAGACAAGGTTGGAGCTCAACACTGAGCCGCATATCAACCTGATAAGCGGGGGCAAAGTTATCGACCTCAACGACCCGGAGATAATCGAAAGGATAAGGAAAAAGATCGGTCGGAATGTCAAGCTCGTCAACGTTATCCTCGATTAG
- a CDS encoding molybdopterin-dependent oxidoreductase codes for MEAPLYCVGEPGKVRKNGTWKGVPLKTVLELAGPQGGAYKVALYASDGFTTDFYLNTVMGDENIIIAYEFNGEPITPRIVAPGRWGYKWIKYLTKIELVSYDFKGTWESAGYPDDAYITDGSSPGR; via the coding sequence GTGGAAGCCCCCCTCTACTGCGTCGGCGAACCCGGAAAGGTAAGGAAGAACGGGACATGGAAGGGCGTCCCCCTGAAGACCGTTCTTGAACTCGCTGGCCCACAGGGCGGGGCGTACAAGGTGGCCCTCTACGCCAGTGACGGATTCACCACGGACTTCTACCTCAACACGGTGATGGGGGACGAGAACATCATCATAGCCTATGAGTTCAACGGCGAGCCAATAACACCCAGAATAGTCGCTCCCGGAAGGTGGGGCTACAAGTGGATAAAGTACCTTACGAAAATTGAACTTGTGAGCTATGACTTCAAGGGCACCTGGGAGAGCGCCGGCTATCCCGACGACGCTTACATAACCGACGGCTCATCCCCCGGCAGGTGA
- a CDS encoding DUF835 domain-containing protein yields MTTNLELFIVFVKLGMTLVFLRAFIKSKRRSALLLSLGWLTSATLPARIPSFYGIQIAPILMGVATSFTLLGILLLVEEETGRRSPLAMHVTLPIIPAAYGTLEATMSRSCANTYAVSGALLLIGGVVLIEFLSRYYHERAKLFGMVIVISGMASMVYPLIYFNGFISDDMVVYSAALLAVLTAYAYYELIYSRRFLAVDKIRSEDGLSKVDIPAGVRIMSLKELKEVSPRLKGFPVLAFLRGIEPGEGWITYWIRSIDGPNTIPPTSLYKITQLTSQYFHEMRAVGKQGIVIVEAPEFLRLYNDLRGVLKMLSALRDMALLFNGTLIIVTEKDVWKKEEWSLLTRTLQ; encoded by the coding sequence ATGACAACGAACCTCGAATTGTTTATAGTGTTTGTCAAACTCGGCATGACCCTCGTATTTCTGAGAGCGTTTATCAAGAGTAAGAGAAGATCAGCCCTCCTTCTGTCCCTTGGGTGGCTGACGAGCGCCACGCTACCAGCGAGAATCCCCAGCTTTTACGGGATTCAGATAGCTCCGATTTTAATGGGCGTCGCCACATCCTTCACACTCCTTGGAATACTGCTTTTGGTCGAGGAGGAAACCGGAAGACGGTCACCCCTCGCTATGCATGTGACCTTACCCATCATACCTGCGGCATACGGTACACTCGAAGCCACAATGAGTAGGAGCTGTGCCAACACCTATGCGGTTTCAGGGGCCCTGCTCCTAATCGGAGGCGTTGTCCTCATAGAATTCCTCTCACGGTACTACCACGAGAGAGCCAAGCTCTTTGGGATGGTTATTGTTATATCGGGAATGGCGAGTATGGTGTATCCCCTGATATATTTTAACGGCTTCATCTCTGATGACATGGTGGTATACTCGGCAGCACTCTTGGCTGTTCTAACGGCATACGCATACTATGAGCTCATATACAGCAGACGGTTCTTAGCCGTGGACAAAATCAGGTCCGAGGATGGCCTCTCAAAAGTAGATATCCCAGCTGGGGTACGCATCATGTCTCTCAAAGAACTCAAGGAGGTCTCTCCAAGGCTGAAAGGATTCCCTGTGCTTGCGTTTTTGAGAGGTATTGAACCTGGGGAAGGATGGATAACGTATTGGATAAGGTCAATCGACGGGCCCAACACAATCCCGCCAACGTCCCTCTACAAGATAACTCAACTCACGTCACAGTATTTCCACGAGATGAGGGCCGTTGGTAAGCAGGGAATCGTAATAGTTGAGGCCCCAGAATTCCTGAGACTTTACAATGACCTCAGGGGTGTTCTGAAGATGCTCTCAGCACTCAGGGACATGGCGCTTCTGTTCAACGGCACGTTAATCATCGTCACTGAGAAGGATGTCTGGAAAAAAGAAGAGTGGAGCCTGCTAACCAGGACGCTCCAGTGA
- a CDS encoding ferritin family protein, protein MLAEKPYLIGREKPLSKREISQALRWAIEAELDAISFYEQLAELVEDERIKHIFYDVANEEKEHVGEFFAALLEVDEELGKYMKEGFDEVEEETGIKVEL, encoded by the coding sequence ATGCTCGCCGAAAAACCCTACCTTATCGGACGGGAGAAGCCCCTCTCAAAGAGGGAAATTTCTCAGGCCCTCCGCTGGGCAATTGAGGCCGAGCTCGACGCCATAAGCTTCTACGAGCAGCTGGCCGAGCTTGTTGAAGATGAGAGGATAAAGCACATCTTCTACGACGTCGCCAACGAGGAGAAGGAGCACGTTGGGGAGTTCTTCGCGGCGCTCCTTGAAGTTGATGAAGAGCTCGGCAAGTACATGAAGGAAGGTTTTGACGAGGTTGAAGAGGAGACGGGAATAAAGGTCGAACTATGA